gcctgcacgtatgcctgcatgccagaagaggacgccagatctcattacagatggttatgagccaccatgtggttgctgggaattgaactcaggacctctgggagaacagccagtgctcttaacctctgagccatctctccagccatctcaCTCTTCTAATGAGAAATTCTTTGGTGGGAATCCAGCAATGCTTGAAGTAGTTTTGTACTGTAAGgatcaggaaaaacaaacaaacaaccaaaaaacaacaaccaaaaaaaaaacaaccaaaaaaaaacaaaaaaaccccacagatcTTTGCAGTAACATTTGCTGGATGCTTCTTTGGACTAGAGAATTTCATCTAATACCCACCTGAGGTTGTCTTAGTGCTGTTCCCTGCTGTGACCTGCACAGCTTTGGACATAACCTGACTGGGTGACCAGGACTTGAAGGAATGAGAGACCCTGAGCTCGTACAGagaagctgggatcaggtgggctgTGCACTCTGATGGAGACACACCAGTACTCTCGGTGTACTCGgtgaatttattttatgaatcaaGGCGGTATGTTTACTGTATTCAGCTGGTCAGGGAGGCTGGTTAGCTACTCTAGTAGGAGGTCTTTGTAGAGGGGTAATCTCAGGTCGCAGtcatccaggaggaggaagctgtaaaCTGTCATAAACtgccagccttttttttttttttttttttttttgagacaggatttctctacgTAGCAGCCctggtgaccaggctggccttgaactgacagagatctgcctgcctctgcctcctgggatcaAGGGTGTACACCACTAGCCAGGCTTCTGCATTTGTTCTTGGAGAAGGGACAGCCTCGCTGTGCCCCACCCCCCGAGCCTGACCTGGGGAGCCTGACCTGGGGAGCCCTGACATTCCCGTGGGTCTGAGGCATCCGGGTTCTCGGCATAGCGGTCGGCAGTgtccatgtcaacaatacacatccCCTCGGGACTTCATCCGCTCCCCacatcccgcccccccccccagcgaaGTAACAAGAAGGGCTGGGTATCCTCCTCCATACTTTATAATCTTTAGGGAGACAGACACTTTAGACAGCTGCTTTATATAATGTCTGTCAGGGCTTCTAAATGGGGCCCTCAGACAGTGAGTGAACCGGGTCCAGCAGTCACATGAGATATGACTGTCACATGCCCTGTTTTGACTTAACGTTTTGGGTGTtggaccacatgtgtgcttggtagCTGAAGAGACTAGAAATGGTGTTGaagcccctagaactggagtcacagacaatgtgagccaccatgagagtgctgggaactgagcccaggtatGCAAAGCACCGAGTGCCCTCCATCTGAGTCAGCCTTCCAGCCCCGCAGGTGCCGATTGTGATTTGACTCAAGTCACTTTTTTACTCAAAAGCATTGAGGCCGCGGATACTGCTCAGCAGGACAGCGCTTGTCCAGTGTGGGCAAGGCACACAAAGAAAtacttcagttttttgagacagggtctcaccgtgtagtgagagctcactgtgtagtcccaggctggcctggaattcacagaggtctgtctgcctcagtttcccggtgttgggattaaagttatgcaccaccatgcctagccaagTCTGGGAtcttctttcgagacagggtttccctgtgtagccctggctgtcctggatctcactctgtagaccaggctggccttgaactcacagagatccacctgcctctgcatcctgagtgctgggattaaaggtgcgccgccgccgccgccgccgccgccgccgccgccgccaccaccaccaccaccaccaccacccggctgcatcTGGGGTCTTAACCagtttgcctcagcctcctaatgACAGGCTGCCGGGAGTTACAGCTTGTAGGAGCAGGGCTCCCCGTCAGGAACCAAGTCTGAAGAGTTAAAGGGTATCCTGTGTGGAACAAGGTCTTCTCAGGAGATGCAGAACCCAGGGCATGCTGCTCTGGATGGTGTGTCCCTGGGAAGAATGGCTGACTGGTCATGTAACAGgtatgtccttccttccttccatagaCCACACTGTTCCAGGTTCTGCAAAACAAAGAGAATCTTGATCCGAGGCCTAGTTCTCAACCAGATCGCAACCATTCAGAACAGCTCCCCTGGgctggtagagtgcctgcctacaTCGCATGGAAGTCTGTGGGCTTGACTCCAGCACCATGAAGAGGTAGCACAGAGGGAGAGGACCAACCAACCAAACTCACTTAACAGAGACCCTCGATAAAGGACGCACGGAAGGCCATACACACTAAAACGTCCAAGTATCAACCAATGtaattccttgtttgtttgcctgAGGCAGGGGCTCACTATAtggaacaggctggccttaactcgcACAGATCTGctcgtcctgagtgctgggattgaagttgGTCCTTGAGGTAGCATGCGCCAGTATTTCCTTCCCATTACGTGGGTTTTCCATCCCCGGTTGATGGACAATGCtcttgcaggcaaatgtatggatgCCCATGCTGTAAGTCTAAGCTCTGCCCACACCCCTCACAGCCACCCCTGGCTACCTGCTAGGCCTAGAGCGCACACACTGTTCTGCCCCTGGTGGGCAGCATCCAGAGGCTGTGCACGCTTCAGAAGCAGGTGGAAGTATTTGGACAAAAAATTTGGGGTCCCCCGCATCTATCTGAAGGATGATCCGGTAGGAGGGTAGAACCGTGGGTACCTTCCCTCGGCCCTGTGGAGGGGGCACCGCGGAGGGGCCTGTACAGCCCTGGGTCGCGGCATCTGCTTTAGAGTGAGAACCGAGCAGCAGCCTCACGACTCTTCAGTGGCTCACGGCTTAGTGCTCTTCAGTACAGCCAGCTGTGCCGCTGACGATGCCAGGTCCagaatggttttgtttgtttgcttgcttgtctgTCTTCTTAATGCTGGCTCCTGAGCTCAGGGACCTGCTCGTGATCTACCCGAGCCACACAGGATACAACTCAGCTGTCGCCTTCCCTGTGTGAACGTGGGCAGCTCACCCACGCTGTCAGGGTGTCTGCTGCCTTCCCTGGGGAGGCCCTGGCTTATGCAGTTCAGGATCTCATCCTAGCGCCCAGTGCGGTGTGTGCCCTTCAGAAATGTTTGGAGGAGGCTACGTGAGAGAAACCGGGTCTAGAGCATCACCTTCTCCACCGCGGCCTTTCTCATCTCCCGAATCCAGCCACGCCCCTCAAGGTTTTCTCTGGGAAAGAGTGGAAAGGAAAGCAAGCCTGTtgtgctgggcagtagtggcgcatcgatgagttcaaggccagcccggtctacagaatgagttccaggacagccagggctacacagagaaaccctgtcttgaaaattttaaaaacaagcatgTTGTAGCCTTTCATCTCCCTTCCACCTGCAGCTGTGAGCCGGCCtagccccaccccctttccctacTCAAGGACACCACTGGATTCTAAATGGCACATAGGCCAGGTTAGGCTAGGTCACAGTATGGAACTAACACCccccaccgagagagagagagagagagagagagagagagagagagagagagagagagagagagagagagagagagagagagagagagagagagagagagagagagagagagagagagagagagagagagagagagagagagagagagagccgagAGTCAGGAACCCCCCCTGGCTGTCTACAGTGTCCTAACGCTAATATCCCAGGACTTGAAGGGAAAGCTCTGGCTCCCTTAAGGCCCATTAGGCTGGCCTTCTCTTTCTGCTAATGCTTCCCCTTCACGGCCGCCTGTGGGGTGAGGTTGCCTTTCCCAGTGCAGCTCGTCTGAAGGGAAATTAGTTTTACCTCCGGGAACCTTCCTTTTGACCGATCCATTCTGTCACCGCACTTCCGTGGTAGCCAGCCATCTTCTCTGTGCGTCTAGAGGCCCCGGGGCAGCCTCCGCTCCGTCATCCAGGCTCTGGCCACACACGAACACTGCACGGTCCCTACCTGGAAGTCTGCTGCCTCCAGACGTGCTGCGCTGTTTACCTCTGCAAGCCtcgccttcctctgcttcctgtgcccCGTGCCATGCAATTCAATTACCCGGTGTGGGTTTGGTCTTCCTGGCCTGCCCCTGACTGATACATCTGAGCAAAGCACCTTCTAGCTCACACATCACTCTCCGATTTCCGAAATTACTCATTGCTCTCGCTGAGGGAAACACTATCGCCTAGCAAGTGCCTGCTGGTAATCCCGCTCTCTGGGGAAACAAGAGCCCTGCTTTGTAACATTTGCCAAGTTTCTGCGATGTCAATACTCCCACCACGGCCAATTTCGAGCTATCAGTGTGACACCACTGAGCAGAGTGGGGAGCAGAGATCCAGAATGAGCTCCAGGAGGGGCGGGGACGAGAAAGCTTCTGAAACTCTGAGCATGAACGTCATGTCGTGAGACTGCAGCCCTCAGAGCTCTCCATGACGAAACCTCCATCAGCTTCACTGTGAATAATCAAAGACTTCATTTCCACACTGGTCCCGTGGCACACGCCGtctcccagctactcaggaagctgagggaggaggggagggcacCTGGGCTCTCAGCCTTGTATTAAAGAGAGGAGAAGCTATATCTGCTGGGATggcctcaggaggctgagaagagCCCGCATGTTCAAGTGCAGCCTGAGCTTTTACACACTGAGtccgtgtctcaaaaacaataaataaaatttactttaaaacattgttaggttttttctttcttttttgtctttcgagacagagtttctctgtgtaacagccctggctgtcctaggactaGTTCTatccaccaggctggcctcaaactcactgagatctgcctgcctctgcctcccaatgttTTTCTTATTCCCAAATATTTAAGTGCTAACAAAGAAAGTGTGTACCCCTTACCCATTCATACACTGAAGTCCCAATTCCCAGTGTGATATTTGGAGTTGGGGTCTAGGAATTAAGGCTAAATAAGGATGGgatctatggtggtttgaatgaaaatggtcagACATTactgggggtgtggccttgttagaggaagtgtgtcataggGGGtggagctttgaggtttcagaagctcaagccaggcccagtgtcactctcttcctgtGGCTGgtggatccagatgtggaactctcagctacctctccagcaccatgcttcccaccaagatgataatggactaggcctctgaaactgtaaaccagccccagtgtttttctttataagagttgccatggtcacggtgtttcttcacagccatagacCACTGactacacttcctccaacagggacGAAGGCAGAGCTCACTCCACTCCACCAGCAAGCAGAGGTCACAGTGCACACACAAAGCAGGATGTATCCTTTAGCCAAGCCGAGAGGACTCACCATGAACCCACCTTGCCAGCACTGACTAGTGCTCACACTCACAGGTGTGCAGAGACACACCAACACACAGACCCCGTCCCAACACACACCCCAGgaaaaactcaaaagaaatgaaaagaggttAGGACAGAACTCAGCAGAGCCTGGGTTCACTCCCCATCtgaaaactaactaactaaatgaaTGAACAGCTATTTGCTTGTTACTGGTTTTTTTCACAATGTTTATTGGCCCTTAGACATTGTTTCCTTCTGTGAAAAAGTtcacacccacattcacactcCAGCTCTCTTCTCACCACGaggcagtgaaggacaggaaCAGCGCCGCCACTTCACACGTGAAGAGGTGGCTCCTGAGCCACCAGCCGCTTCCAGCCAGTGCTGTGTGTGCCACACGCCCACCACCTATCTCGGAGACTTGACTTGTGACCCGCCTGGGTGGCAGTCACTACCACCTTCATTCTACAGatgggaagaagggacagaagggCAGGCTAACCGCCCTGAAGCCACAGCTGTGGTAGACCCGTGGTCACGCAGAGTCCTCCATCAGCATCCTTGCCACGCAAGCAAGGCCCCCTCTTCTCAGAGGCCCAGGAGGGAACTGCTGGTGTCAGCAGGAGGCCTGGAGGTCCACCCAGTCCCACACATGCAGAGAGGCATCACTTGCCGCTGATAACAACGTTCTGGGTTTGCAAGGGTGCCAGGTATGGGTGGTGACCAGAGGAGCAGCGTCTACCTCATTTCCGTCCAGGAAGATGTGGCCTCTATGAGTGAAAAGAGGCTCCACTTGGCCTTTCTTTCCACCCCACGATGTGACATCATAGATCTGCACTGTCCCATCAAAGCCTGGAGAAGAGCACAGAAAAGAGGAGTGACCCCACATCCCCCACTTTCCTGGACAACTTCCTGTCACAAGACACTTGGTGGCCACCCACAGAGAAAGCTCCACCTGCACCAGTGGGGGTGTATCCGTGAGCATCTGAGAATACCTATCACCCAGCCAGGGTACGTATCACAGCTAGGCCTGCGGGGGATGCactgtgtatgtgcgtgcatgagtgcatgtgtgcgcgtgcaAGTGCGTGTCAGTGTGCGCGCACGGGCATgagtatatctgtgtgtgtgtgtatgtatacgtgtgtctgtgcatgtggaggtcagcgaGGTGAACCTTAAGTACCATTTTTCAGGAATATTCCACCATGGTTTTTGTCATAGGGTcctttcattggcctggaactcactaatttggctaggctggccagccaatgagccctagagatctacctgtctctgcctccctggcgcTAGAATTATAAGAACatactaccacatccagctttccCCCACCTTTATCCccgcttcctctgtgtctctctccctctccctctccctctctctttgtgagacagagtctcactatgtagccctggctgaccaggAACACtctatctagaccaggctggcctcaaacacacagaaccacctcctctgtcttccaagtctgggattaaaggtatgtggcgCCCACACCCGGCAATGTCCAGGTTTACATAATAGATTCTATTCTGGgataaactcagatcctcaagcttgcatggcaagctTTACTGAGTTATGTCCCCAACTTCAACATGTGTCATCTCTAATCCTCATAACAATATCTCcacaggaaatggaggcaggagaaaatTCAACCCTTTCAATTTGCTCCAAAGTCCAACCCCTCCACCTCCAGGTCCGcagcggacagccttgcctcgtctTTAGGGTCGGCCTTCTTGTCCGTCTGCTGAGGTCCATCTGTCCCTATCCCCTGTTGCTGTTTCCTGTCCTCTCTGGCACACTGTGTTTCTTCTGCTCTTTCTGGATCCTGGAACTTTCCCTTTTTTCTGTCAACAGACCTTTCTCAGTGGCTTCTAGAGGCCCCAGTGAACTCACGCTCACAACGAGAACCCCCTGGCTTCAGGAGCCTGCTGCTGAGGCTACAGTAAAAACACAAGCAGACAAGCAGCCCGATGAGATGCTGCTGCCTTTCTGATGCAGcctctgtgctgtggaatgtttgttgaagatgtgttacatgtgtttatgctgtggagcataatgcaaggatgtgttgcattcttttaggttgcatttgtttaactctgtgaagctgtgttactttgtctaaaacacctgattagtctaataaagagctgaacagacaatagcaaggcaggaaaaaggataggtgggactggcagagagaataaacaggaggagaaatctgggagaaaagaagagCAAAGAAGGAGAGCAGGACGTTGggaccagccactcagctacacagccagccacggagtaagaatgaaagtaagattccgaaagtaagaaaaggaaaaagcccagaaggaaaaggtagatggaataatttaaagttaagaaaagctggcaagaaacaagccaagttaaggccggacatttataattaaaagtaagcctctgtgtgtaattatttaggagctgggtagtgggctccccaaagagtaaaaaacaaccaacacctCTGGCTGTTCCAGATCGTACTGTCTACAATTCTTTCAACATACTTGACCCTCTGCTAGGCTTATAAGGCCCATTGCCAATTGGTGCCAAGTTCAGTGGCCAGGGTGGGGGATCGATGCGCCTTTGAGGAGTCCAGAGACCAAAGTGGTGTTCCTGGTAGGCAACCTGAACTTCGGCAGCTGGGTTAAGTATGGGGAGAGAGCAGTGGCGGAACAGACACATCTTTCCCAACAGTACCTGAAATAGCCAAGCAGTTGTCCAGGCCTGGAGCCCAAGTCACTCGCAGTAGCTCTGGGTCAGGGCTGGGTTTGGACACtgggcactgggctgagctcacAGGGTGACAGAGATTCCGGGGGTCAAGGAGACAGAGCTGCCCAGCTGAGCCAAGGCTGGCGATGCAGGGCCCAGGGCCTTGGCCTCTGTTCCTAACTTCTGCACACCATCTCTCTCCACTAGAGCCAGGGCTGGGGTTCAGAGTCTCCAGTGGCACCCACTTCTGGCGGGTGTCCACGAGCCCCAGCCGACCTGAGGTGCCACAGAAAGCAAAGGTGTCCGCATCTAGGACCTGAAGGCTGCTCAACAACTCATTATCACTGGTACCTAGGAGACAGGGGGAGAGAAAAGGTGCTGGGGTTGGGTGGGTCTGGCAATGTGGCAGGGCTGGCGGGCTGGGCCAGGCCTAGGCAGAACATGTCATGTTACACCTTCCTTCATCTTGCCAGCCTGCTCCACTGAGTGGGTGCTGGCCTGGAGGCCAGGGTTGCACTGCATGCCCCAGGTTCCCCCAGCAtctggcagaggctggaggatgtcTCTGGGCTGAGCCGGGATAAGGGAGAGAGCAGGCTGGAGGAGCCAGCAGGGGGCGCACTGTGGCAGTACCTGAGCTGTACATGATCTTCTGGGCTTCTAAGTCCACAGTCCTCAGGCCACTGAGCCGCGCCCCGTGGAGGATTCCAGGTGCCCCAGAGGAGAAGACAGACATTCGAGGCCAGAgactctcctctctgtcctgcaCATCAATGGTCCTGACGGCTTCAATGACAtctgagggaagggaaggggccaGAGTGCAGAGTGTCAGTGAGGGCGGGCCAGAACCCCGACATTTAGAAGGTCAGGGAGAGAGGGCGCTAAGGGCCGCGAGACAGTGCCGAGACAAAAGCACTCGGGGTTTTGCTCACATTCTTGAACCTGACAAATCACTTTCACGTCTTCATAATTTGTCTCATGAACTATTTCTGCAAATGGGAGACAATGAGTCATTGCAGCCATTTTGAAACCACACAGGTCTGCCGTGTTTGTCGGAGGGGAGATAGAAGGGAGAACATGGCATGCTGCTGAGGTCAGTTACATCTCTAGAGAAAGGTAACAAGTTCCGAGTTCAGGAACCGGCATAGCTTCTTCCAAAATATGCTGTGAGCTCCCACAGCCCGCCAGTCTAGCGGCTCACGGCGGTGATGAAGACGTTGCTGATGAAGACGGGAAAACAGGAAACAAATCTGAAAGAtgtactttcattttaaaatatttgctttgtttattattgtatctgcatgcacatgtggaggtcagagaacaacttgcaggtaTCGGATTTTTGGTtccactgtgtggccctgggatTGGATTTAGATTGCCAGAtggtcagccttggcagcaagcaccttcacctgccgAGACATCTTGCGGGAcctttttgttttgctctgttttttttttttttttttttttttttttttgaggcagcatcctgctagcccaggctggcctcaaactcttgattttcctgcctccatctcctagtgctggaatggaatacacattattttaatttttgtctggttCTCATTTCTGTAGTTTTGCTTTGTCTCAGCCTCGGGCTGTTCCGTTAGCTAGCTGTTTCTAATCTaatctctgcattttttttttttttttttttaaatttttggaggtaggtctcactctgtagtccaggctggcctcgaactcacagagctctgcctgcctttgcctccggaGTGCCGGGATTCACTTGGTGCTTCTCTTGACGTGACCTGTAACAGTTTGGGACAAGTCATTTGCTGCACCaactacttaaaagagaaattctttttttttttttttttttggttttttcgagacagggtttctctgcgtagctttgcgcctttcctggagctcacttggtagcccaggctggcctcgaactcacagagatccgcctggctctgcctcccaagtgctgggattaaaggcgtgcgccaccaccgcccggctaaaagagAAATTCTTGTTTtatgctttgtgttttctttctccaaaaaAGAACTACTTCAGACCCACACTGTATGAAGATGGTGATCTGTGTGGTCTCCAGTGTGAAAGGCCAGGCCTGGTCCGCACAGTGAGTGGATGGTATGAGAAGGGCACCGGTGGCTGAACAGAGTGTGCGGCGGCAGCTCCTTCCTGACAGTCCCCTGCACCATGAACGGTCTCCTGGGCCCTGAGGCCACGGCACCCTCAGGGCactgcatccagatttctcaACACAGGAGCGCGAAGTGCTTGCAGCAGACACCACAGCTGAGCCGCAGGGCTGCAGCCGGTCTCTAGGGAGCACAAAAGCTGCACTGAGGCCACTTCAGCAGAGCCTGCCTGGCTCTCCTGTGCTGACAGCAAGGAGCCTGAAACCAGCCCTCCCCAGACGGGCTGCTCTGAGCTAGAGGAAGGCTCTCCACTGTGGGAAGGGAGACCATCTCCAAGATTCAGGAGGGGCTGGAATATAATTCAACATCAAAGCACTTGCCTGGCCTATCTGAGGCCTTGAATTCCCTCTCCATCCAGTACCataataattacatatatacataaaaccaGAATCCAGcctcttgctgggcagtggtggcgcacgcctttaatcccagtactcaggaggcagaggcaggtggatctctgtgagttcaaggccagcctggtctacatagtgagttccaggacaggctccaaagatacacagagaaactctttcttggGAAGAAAGAACAAATTATCGATGGACGCTATAACATGGACTGTCTTAAGAAGCATATGCTAAGGGACAGTGGCCAGACACAGAAGACTACATGAAAGGTCCCACTGACAAGACTTTTTCAGAACAGGCAGATCTCCTATAGAGAAACATGTTAGTGACGTCTGCAGCGGGGTGCGGGAGTGAGATTAACAGTAAATGGCTAGCAGATCTTATTGGGagtaataaaaatgttctaaCACTGACTTATGATGATGACTGTAAAACTTGGCAGGTTTTCTCTAAAAGTCATTGACCTGTCCACTTGACTGGTAGGTAAAACATACCTCAATAAAATCATCAAACAGCAGCAGCATCAACCCCTACCACATGTGTAGGAAAGCAACACAGGAATGGGAAGGACCACACAGACAAGTGACAGGAGATGCTCAGGTCAGGGATGAGCTCAACAGCGTCCCCTGTGTGGCATGGGGGCCTGGGAGAAGTAGGACACTGTGGGAAGCTTTGCCACGGCGTGGTGTGGCCACTTCCTGCTGTGAGGTGCCTCTCACGGGAggggtgtggaggcccacagagatttccaagtgagatctgagcttgctttacccagcagggctttATAGGGGGATGGACTGACCACAtttgtggttaccaggtgattggaagggtctgcacttggctgtgctggggggaggtcttttgctccaccccttggcatttttataaaaaagccctttagaagagaccaAAGGGGCCGGTGGAtgttgatccaggccctcccgaggctatcctgtgtttccctCCACACTGTATTTC
The nucleotide sequence above comes from Peromyscus maniculatus bairdii isolate BWxNUB_F1_BW_parent chromosome 1, HU_Pman_BW_mat_3.1, whole genome shotgun sequence. Encoded proteins:
- the Wdr73 gene encoding integrator complex assembly factor WDR73 — protein: MELAEDWLVESLRLYQDFHAFDLSGATRVLEWIGEKGVFVAGYESLKKNEILHLILPLRLSVKENQGLFPERDFKVRHGGFSDRSVFDLKHVPDTRLLVTSGLPGCSLQVWQIGEDSDVIEAVRTIDVQDREESLWPRMSVFSSGAPGILHGARLSGLRTVDLEAQKIMYSSGTSDNELLSSLQVLDADTFAFCGTSGRLGLVDTRQKWVPLETLNPSPGSSGERWCAEVRNRGQGPGPCIASLGSAGQLCLLDPRNLCHPVSSAQCPVSKPSPDPELLRVTWAPGLDNCLAISGFDGTVQIYDVTSWGGKKGQVEPLFTHRGHIFLDGNEVDAAPLVTTHTWHPCKPRTLLSAASDASLHVWDWVDLQASC